A single window of Mangifera indica cultivar Alphonso chromosome 18, CATAS_Mindica_2.1, whole genome shotgun sequence DNA harbors:
- the LOC123201491 gene encoding uncharacterized protein LOC123201491 isoform X1, giving the protein MGDLRDWSLELNGAVLEERPLSSPSLVPLNQTEIGAEYWQKAEEATRAIIAKVQPTVVSEARRKAVIDYVQRLIRNRLSCEVFPFGSVPLKTYLPDGDIDLTIFGGPNVEALASDVCSVLDREGQNRAAEFVVKDTQLIRAEVKLVKCLVQNIVVDISFNQLGGLCTLCFLEQVDRLIGKDHLFKRSIILIKAWCYYESRILGAHHGLISTYALETLVLYIFRLFHSSLNGPLAVLYKFLDYFSKFDWDNYCISLSGPVRVSSLPDVVVETPENGGQDLLLSTDLKVCLKQFSAPSRGFETNSRTFSPKHLNIVDPLKENNNLGRSVSKGNFYRIRSAFTYGARKLGRILSQPEESLADELHKFFFNTLDRHGSGQRPDVQDLVPLTRFGATSTFSGTESCEDQTIYESESSNSSGITDNGRLDHKAQLCGGLINIKMCETEPSECRTMNESHGSVDRTAVSEVRLCGDAKDLATSRIQDLKITNGASRSSSPIIEENTSLVGKAHHAPYLYFTSSPTENGEVGNGNIEWKQPANFGCAEKHSTAGVLHAPCKENSLIVPRYQDDGAMHDVLSPAGSKYYPIMSTVGCSSEDFNYGYSGYQASSMTSGTPKALSDLSGNYNSHLISLHHGWLWHEHTLNASYSSVPPQLLSQIQNKNSWDVMQQSLPVTRNSIPHANGIVPRPLFYPMNRLILLGQNFGMEEMSKPRGTGTYFPNMSHYRNRSLTSRGRIQAPIRSHRSTGRATMHHETNFPEGSSQELATEHLNAHQGGGKNELLDICRSSSPEKRPQPNSNGSSHPTEGTVEFGSVEVVHLSVRATPLESSRQPNSSLSHSSPTDKNSKPLIDNDQDRSNLLKDEDFPPLSTYGSQ; this is encoded by the exons ATGGGCGATCTCAGAGATTGGTCGCTTGAACTAAACGGCGCCGTGTTAGAAGAGAGGCCGCTATCGTCTCCGTCGTTAGTTCCCTTAAATCAAACGGAAATTGGTGCCGAGTACTGGCAAAAAGCTGAGGAAGCAACGCGGGCGATCATTGCCAAGGTCCAGCCCACTGTTGTCTCCGAAGCAAGAAGAAAAGCAGTTATTGATTACGTGCAAAGATTGATTAGAAACCGTCTTAGTTGTGAG GTATTTCCATTTGGTTCAGTGCCATTGAAGACTTATCTCCCTGATGGAGATATTGATCTGACCATCTTTGGTGGTCCAAATGTGGAGGCTTTGGCCAGTGACGTGTGTTCTGTTCTTGATAGAGAAGGTCAAAACAGGGCTGCAGAGTTTGTAGTGAAGGACACCCAACTAATCCGTGCTGAG GTTAAACTTGTAAAATGTCTGGTGCAGAACATTGTGGTAGATATCTCCTTTAATCAGTTAGGAGGATTGTGTACACTATGCTTTCTTGAGCAG GTTGATCGTCTCATTGGTAAAGATCATCTCTTTAAGCGCAGTATTATACTAATCAAAGCTTGGTGCTATTATGAGAGTCGAATTCTTGGTGCTCATCATGGCTTGATTTCTACATATGCCTTGGAGACATTGGTTTTGTATATTTTCCGTCTATTCCATTCATCATTAAATGGTCCTTTAGCG GTTCTGTATAAATTTTTGGACTACTTCAGTAAATTTGACTGGGACAACTACTGCATCAGTTTAAGTGGACCTGTTCGTGTTTCCTCCCTACCAGACGTCGTAG ttGAGACACCTGAAAATGGTGGACAGGATCTTTTGCTCTCTACTGACCTAAAGGTCTGTCTAAAACAGTTCTCTGCTCCTTCAAGGGGCTTTGAAACAAATTCACGAACATTCTCTCCAAAGCATCTCAACATAGTTGATCCACTGAAAGAGAATAATAACCTTGGCCGCAGTGTGAGCAAAG GGAACTTTTATCGTATAAGGAGTGCATTCACATATGGGGCTAGAAAACTTGGGCGCATACTTTCCCAACCAGAGGAAAGCTTAGCTGATGAACTCCACAAGTTTTTCTTTAATACTCTGGATAGGCATGGAAGTGGACAGAGACCTGATGTTCAAGACCTTGTCCCATTAACTAGATTTGGTGCCACATCAACTTTTTCAGGCACAGAGTCATGTGAAGACCAGACTATTTATGAATCAGAATCCAGCAATTCAAGTGGCATAACTGACAATGGTAGGTTAGATCACAAAGCACAGTTGTGCGGTGGTCTCATTAACATTAAGATGTGTGAGACTGAACCGAGTGAATGCAGAACCATGAATGAATCACATGGCTCTGTGGATAGAACAGCTGTTTCAGAAGTCCGTCTTTGTGGCGATGCAAAAGACCTAGCTACCTCCAGAATTCAGGATCTTAAAATTACTAATGGTGCCTCTAGGTCTTCCTCTCCAATTATTGAAGAGAACACTTCCCTTGTGGGTAAAGCACATCATGCACCATATCTATATTTTACTTCTTCACCTACCGAAAATGGAGAAGTGGGAAATGGAAATATAGAGTGGAAACAGCCAGCAAATTTTGGTTGTGCTGAGAAGCACTCGACTGCTGGGGTTCTTCATGCACCATGCAAGGAAAACAGCTTAATTGTACCTCGTTATCAGGATGATGGTGCTATGCATGATGTTCTATCTCCAGCTGGATCAAAATACTATCCAATAATGAGTACAGTTGGTTGCTCCTCAGAAGATTTTAATTATGGTTACAGTGGTTATCAGGCATCATCTATGACTTCTGGAACACCGAAAGCATTATCTGATCTCAGTGGGAACTATAACAGTCATCTTATTAGTTTGCATCATGGCTGGTTGTGGCATGAGCATACCTTGAATGCATCCTACTCTTCAGTGCCTCCACAGTTGCTTTCTCAGATCCAGAACAAGAATTCTTGGGATGTAATGCAACAGTCACTACCTGTCACGAGAAATAGTATCCCCCATGCCAATGGCATTGTTCCAAGACCCCTTTTTTATCCCATGAATCGACTGATTCTGCTTGGTCAAAACTTTGGTATGGAAGAGATGTCAAAGCCTCGAGGAACTGGGACATATTTTCCTAACATG AGCCATTATAGGAATAGATCCTTGACTTCAAGGGGAAGGATTCAAGCACCAATTAGGTCTCATCGTAGCACTGGCCGTGCTACGATGCACCATGAAACAAATTTTCCCGAGGGAAGCAGCCAGGAGTTGGCAACAGAACATCTTAATGCTCATCAAGGTGGTGGAAAAAATGAACTTTTAGATATCTGCCGCTCTAGTTCCCCTGAGAAAAGGCCACAACCTAATTCCAATGGCTCTAGTCATCCAACAGAGGGGACTGTGGAATTTGGATCAGTTGAAGTAGTACATCTTTCTGTTAGGGCAACCCCCCTCGAGAGCAGTAGACAACCAAACTCAAGCTTAAGTCACTCTTCACCAACAGACAAAAATTCCAAACCTTTAATTGACAATGATCAAGATAG ATCAAACCTTTTGAAAGACGAAGATTTTCCCCCTTTATCTACCTATGGCAGTCAGTGA
- the LOC123201491 gene encoding uncharacterized protein LOC123201491 isoform X2: MGDLRDWSLELNGAVLEERPLSSPSLVPLNQTEIGAEYWQKAEEATRAIIAKVQPTVVSEARRKAVIDYVQRLIRNRLSCEVFPFGSVPLKTYLPDGDIDLTIFGGPNVEALASDVCSVLDREGQNRAAEFVVKDTQLIRAEVDRLIGKDHLFKRSIILIKAWCYYESRILGAHHGLISTYALETLVLYIFRLFHSSLNGPLAVLYKFLDYFSKFDWDNYCISLSGPVRVSSLPDVVVETPENGGQDLLLSTDLKVCLKQFSAPSRGFETNSRTFSPKHLNIVDPLKENNNLGRSVSKGNFYRIRSAFTYGARKLGRILSQPEESLADELHKFFFNTLDRHGSGQRPDVQDLVPLTRFGATSTFSGTESCEDQTIYESESSNSSGITDNGRLDHKAQLCGGLINIKMCETEPSECRTMNESHGSVDRTAVSEVRLCGDAKDLATSRIQDLKITNGASRSSSPIIEENTSLVGKAHHAPYLYFTSSPTENGEVGNGNIEWKQPANFGCAEKHSTAGVLHAPCKENSLIVPRYQDDGAMHDVLSPAGSKYYPIMSTVGCSSEDFNYGYSGYQASSMTSGTPKALSDLSGNYNSHLISLHHGWLWHEHTLNASYSSVPPQLLSQIQNKNSWDVMQQSLPVTRNSIPHANGIVPRPLFYPMNRLILLGQNFGMEEMSKPRGTGTYFPNMSHYRNRSLTSRGRIQAPIRSHRSTGRATMHHETNFPEGSSQELATEHLNAHQGGGKNELLDICRSSSPEKRPQPNSNGSSHPTEGTVEFGSVEVVHLSVRATPLESSRQPNSSLSHSSPTDKNSKPLIDNDQDRSNLLKDEDFPPLSTYGSQ, translated from the exons ATGGGCGATCTCAGAGATTGGTCGCTTGAACTAAACGGCGCCGTGTTAGAAGAGAGGCCGCTATCGTCTCCGTCGTTAGTTCCCTTAAATCAAACGGAAATTGGTGCCGAGTACTGGCAAAAAGCTGAGGAAGCAACGCGGGCGATCATTGCCAAGGTCCAGCCCACTGTTGTCTCCGAAGCAAGAAGAAAAGCAGTTATTGATTACGTGCAAAGATTGATTAGAAACCGTCTTAGTTGTGAG GTATTTCCATTTGGTTCAGTGCCATTGAAGACTTATCTCCCTGATGGAGATATTGATCTGACCATCTTTGGTGGTCCAAATGTGGAGGCTTTGGCCAGTGACGTGTGTTCTGTTCTTGATAGAGAAGGTCAAAACAGGGCTGCAGAGTTTGTAGTGAAGGACACCCAACTAATCCGTGCTGAG GTTGATCGTCTCATTGGTAAAGATCATCTCTTTAAGCGCAGTATTATACTAATCAAAGCTTGGTGCTATTATGAGAGTCGAATTCTTGGTGCTCATCATGGCTTGATTTCTACATATGCCTTGGAGACATTGGTTTTGTATATTTTCCGTCTATTCCATTCATCATTAAATGGTCCTTTAGCG GTTCTGTATAAATTTTTGGACTACTTCAGTAAATTTGACTGGGACAACTACTGCATCAGTTTAAGTGGACCTGTTCGTGTTTCCTCCCTACCAGACGTCGTAG ttGAGACACCTGAAAATGGTGGACAGGATCTTTTGCTCTCTACTGACCTAAAGGTCTGTCTAAAACAGTTCTCTGCTCCTTCAAGGGGCTTTGAAACAAATTCACGAACATTCTCTCCAAAGCATCTCAACATAGTTGATCCACTGAAAGAGAATAATAACCTTGGCCGCAGTGTGAGCAAAG GGAACTTTTATCGTATAAGGAGTGCATTCACATATGGGGCTAGAAAACTTGGGCGCATACTTTCCCAACCAGAGGAAAGCTTAGCTGATGAACTCCACAAGTTTTTCTTTAATACTCTGGATAGGCATGGAAGTGGACAGAGACCTGATGTTCAAGACCTTGTCCCATTAACTAGATTTGGTGCCACATCAACTTTTTCAGGCACAGAGTCATGTGAAGACCAGACTATTTATGAATCAGAATCCAGCAATTCAAGTGGCATAACTGACAATGGTAGGTTAGATCACAAAGCACAGTTGTGCGGTGGTCTCATTAACATTAAGATGTGTGAGACTGAACCGAGTGAATGCAGAACCATGAATGAATCACATGGCTCTGTGGATAGAACAGCTGTTTCAGAAGTCCGTCTTTGTGGCGATGCAAAAGACCTAGCTACCTCCAGAATTCAGGATCTTAAAATTACTAATGGTGCCTCTAGGTCTTCCTCTCCAATTATTGAAGAGAACACTTCCCTTGTGGGTAAAGCACATCATGCACCATATCTATATTTTACTTCTTCACCTACCGAAAATGGAGAAGTGGGAAATGGAAATATAGAGTGGAAACAGCCAGCAAATTTTGGTTGTGCTGAGAAGCACTCGACTGCTGGGGTTCTTCATGCACCATGCAAGGAAAACAGCTTAATTGTACCTCGTTATCAGGATGATGGTGCTATGCATGATGTTCTATCTCCAGCTGGATCAAAATACTATCCAATAATGAGTACAGTTGGTTGCTCCTCAGAAGATTTTAATTATGGTTACAGTGGTTATCAGGCATCATCTATGACTTCTGGAACACCGAAAGCATTATCTGATCTCAGTGGGAACTATAACAGTCATCTTATTAGTTTGCATCATGGCTGGTTGTGGCATGAGCATACCTTGAATGCATCCTACTCTTCAGTGCCTCCACAGTTGCTTTCTCAGATCCAGAACAAGAATTCTTGGGATGTAATGCAACAGTCACTACCTGTCACGAGAAATAGTATCCCCCATGCCAATGGCATTGTTCCAAGACCCCTTTTTTATCCCATGAATCGACTGATTCTGCTTGGTCAAAACTTTGGTATGGAAGAGATGTCAAAGCCTCGAGGAACTGGGACATATTTTCCTAACATG AGCCATTATAGGAATAGATCCTTGACTTCAAGGGGAAGGATTCAAGCACCAATTAGGTCTCATCGTAGCACTGGCCGTGCTACGATGCACCATGAAACAAATTTTCCCGAGGGAAGCAGCCAGGAGTTGGCAACAGAACATCTTAATGCTCATCAAGGTGGTGGAAAAAATGAACTTTTAGATATCTGCCGCTCTAGTTCCCCTGAGAAAAGGCCACAACCTAATTCCAATGGCTCTAGTCATCCAACAGAGGGGACTGTGGAATTTGGATCAGTTGAAGTAGTACATCTTTCTGTTAGGGCAACCCCCCTCGAGAGCAGTAGACAACCAAACTCAAGCTTAAGTCACTCTTCACCAACAGACAAAAATTCCAAACCTTTAATTGACAATGATCAAGATAG ATCAAACCTTTTGAAAGACGAAGATTTTCCCCCTTTATCTACCTATGGCAGTCAGTGA